A single region of the Maylandia zebra isolate NMK-2024a linkage group LG17, Mzebra_GT3a, whole genome shotgun sequence genome encodes:
- the nfic gene encoding nuclear factor 1 C-type isoform X3: MMFSSLSLSQDEFHPFIEALLPQVRAFAYTWFNLQARKRKYFKKHEKRMTKEEERAVKDELLGEKAEVKQKWASRLLAKLRKDIRPECREDFVLSITGKKAACCVLSNPDQKGKMRRIDCLRQADKVWRLDLVMVILFKGIPLESTDGERLVKGGQCSNPVLCVQPRHISVSVKELDLYLAYYVQEREAEQSSSPSRTGVGSDQEDSRTATMDGPEFQESFVTSGVFSVTELVQVSRTPVVTGVGPGFSVGELQGHLAYDLNQSVNQPVSLRRSLASTSSSGSKRHKSGSIEEEADSPGGEYYHSPSSPASSSRNWTDDMEGGLSPPVKKAELDSPSPQEDSPRMGSFTQHHRPVIAVHSGLSRSPHPSSSLHFPSSSYFPHGAIRYPPHLAQDPLKDLVSLACDPANQTPSSLNGSNQVKVPSHYISSQMLAPPGPAPSLASPPSSLSRPTLPTESKATTTSSDAGANSPTSPTYSAPGTPPANRSSFVGVTPRDPGGLYQAQSWYLGN, encoded by the exons GATGAGTTCCATCCGTTCATTGAGGCTCTGCTACCCCAGGTTCGTGCCTTTGCCTACACGTGGTTTAACCTCCAGGCCAGGAAAAGGAAGTACTTCAAAAAACATGAGAAGAGGATGActaaagaagaagagagagctGTCAAAGATGAACTACTTGGGGAGAAGGCAGAG GTGAAACAGAAGTGGGCCAGTCGTCTTTTGGCTAAGCTAAGAAAGGATATTAGACCTGAATGCAGGGAAGACTTTGTCCTATCAATCACCGGGAAGAAAGCTGCATGTTGTGTCTTATCAAACCCTGACCAGAAAGGCAAAATGAGACGCATAGACTGTCTCCGACAAGCTGACAAG GTGTGGAGATTAGACCTGGTGATGGTTATCCTTTTTAAAGGAATCCCACTGGAAAGCACAGATGGTGAACGGCTGGTGAAAGGAGGCCAGTGCTCCAATCCAGTCCTCTGTGTCCAGCCTCGACACatctctgtctctgtcaaggAGCTCGACCTCTACCTTGCTTACTATGTGCAAGAGAGAG AGGCCGAGCAGAGCAGCAGTCCCAGTCGCACTGGTGTGGGTTCTGATCAGGAGGACAGTCGAACTGCCACCATGG atgGTCCAGAGTTCCAGGAGAGTTTTGTAACATCAGGAGTTTTTAGTGTTACTGAGCTTGTTCAGGTCTCGAGAA CTCCCGTTGTAACAGGAGTAGGGCCTGGTTTCTCTGTGGGGGAGCTCCAGGGTCATCTGGCCTATGATCTCAACCAGTCTGTTAACCAGCCAGTCAGTCTCAGACGATCACTGGCCAGCACCTCATCCAGCGG GAGTAAACGTCATAAGTCTGGCTCTATAGAGGAAGAGGCTGATAGTCCAGGTGGGGAGTATTACCATTCACCTTCCTCACCAGCCAGCAGCTCCAGGAACTGGACTGATGACATGGAAGGAG GGCTGTCTCCCCCGGTGAAGAAGGCAGAACTGGACAGTCCTTCTCCCCAGGAAGACTCACCAAGAATGGGTTCCTTTACTCAGCACCACCGGCCTGTTATAGCTGTTCACAGTG gtCTGTCCCGGAGTCCACATCCCTCCTCATCTCTTCATTTCCCATCTTCCTCCTACTTCCCCCATGGAGCGATCCGTTATCCTCCTCATCTTGCCCAAGACCCTCTAAAGGATCTGGTTTCATTAGCCTGTGACCCTGCCAATCAAACCCCTAGCTCA CTGAATGGAAGTAACCAGGTCAAAGTGCCCAGTCACTACATCTCGTCACAAATGTTGGCACCCCCTGGACCTGCACCCTCTCTGGCGAGTCCCCCATCCTCCCTTTCTAGGCCGACCCTTCCTACAGAGTCAAAAGCTACTACCACGTCCTCTGATGCAGGAGCAAACTCCCCCACATCACCCA CATACTCTGCCCCGGGGACCCCTCCAGCTAATCGATCATCCTTCGTGGGAGTCACCCCTCGAGACCCAGGTGGACTCTACCAAGCGCAG TCTTGGTATTTGGGCAACTGA
- the nfic gene encoding nuclear factor 1 C-type isoform X2: protein MAMSSAPGGCGEADSSVKWQLCYDVSAKTWWMDEFHPFIEALLPQVRAFAYTWFNLQARKRKYFKKHEKRMTKEEERAVKDELLGEKAEVKQKWASRLLAKLRKDIRPECREDFVLSITGKKAACCVLSNPDQKGKMRRIDCLRQADKVWRLDLVMVILFKGIPLESTDGERLVKGGQCSNPVLCVQPRHISVSVKELDLYLAYYVQEREAEQSSSPSRTGVGSDQEDSRTATMDGPEFQESFVTSGVFSVTELVQVSRTPVVTGVGPGFSVGELQGHLAYDLNQSVNQPVSLRRSLASTSSSGSKRHKSGSIEEEADSPGGEYYHSPSSPASSSRNWTDDMEGGLSPPVKKAELDSPSPQEDSPRMGSFTQHHRPVIAVHSGLSRSPHPSSSLHFPSSSYFPHGAIRYPPHLAQDPLKDLVSLACDPANQTPSSLNGSNQVKVPSHYISSQMLAPPGPAPSLASPPSSLSRPTLPTESKATTTSSDAGANSPTSPTYSAPGTPPANRSSFVGVTPRDPGGLYQAQSWYLGN, encoded by the exons GATGAGTTCCATCCGTTCATTGAGGCTCTGCTACCCCAGGTTCGTGCCTTTGCCTACACGTGGTTTAACCTCCAGGCCAGGAAAAGGAAGTACTTCAAAAAACATGAGAAGAGGATGActaaagaagaagagagagctGTCAAAGATGAACTACTTGGGGAGAAGGCAGAG GTGAAACAGAAGTGGGCCAGTCGTCTTTTGGCTAAGCTAAGAAAGGATATTAGACCTGAATGCAGGGAAGACTTTGTCCTATCAATCACCGGGAAGAAAGCTGCATGTTGTGTCTTATCAAACCCTGACCAGAAAGGCAAAATGAGACGCATAGACTGTCTCCGACAAGCTGACAAG GTGTGGAGATTAGACCTGGTGATGGTTATCCTTTTTAAAGGAATCCCACTGGAAAGCACAGATGGTGAACGGCTGGTGAAAGGAGGCCAGTGCTCCAATCCAGTCCTCTGTGTCCAGCCTCGACACatctctgtctctgtcaaggAGCTCGACCTCTACCTTGCTTACTATGTGCAAGAGAGAG AGGCCGAGCAGAGCAGCAGTCCCAGTCGCACTGGTGTGGGTTCTGATCAGGAGGACAGTCGAACTGCCACCATGG atgGTCCAGAGTTCCAGGAGAGTTTTGTAACATCAGGAGTTTTTAGTGTTACTGAGCTTGTTCAGGTCTCGAGAA CTCCCGTTGTAACAGGAGTAGGGCCTGGTTTCTCTGTGGGGGAGCTCCAGGGTCATCTGGCCTATGATCTCAACCAGTCTGTTAACCAGCCAGTCAGTCTCAGACGATCACTGGCCAGCACCTCATCCAGCGG GAGTAAACGTCATAAGTCTGGCTCTATAGAGGAAGAGGCTGATAGTCCAGGTGGGGAGTATTACCATTCACCTTCCTCACCAGCCAGCAGCTCCAGGAACTGGACTGATGACATGGAAGGAG GGCTGTCTCCCCCGGTGAAGAAGGCAGAACTGGACAGTCCTTCTCCCCAGGAAGACTCACCAAGAATGGGTTCCTTTACTCAGCACCACCGGCCTGTTATAGCTGTTCACAGTG gtCTGTCCCGGAGTCCACATCCCTCCTCATCTCTTCATTTCCCATCTTCCTCCTACTTCCCCCATGGAGCGATCCGTTATCCTCCTCATCTTGCCCAAGACCCTCTAAAGGATCTGGTTTCATTAGCCTGTGACCCTGCCAATCAAACCCCTAGCTCA CTGAATGGAAGTAACCAGGTCAAAGTGCCCAGTCACTACATCTCGTCACAAATGTTGGCACCCCCTGGACCTGCACCCTCTCTGGCGAGTCCCCCATCCTCCCTTTCTAGGCCGACCCTTCCTACAGAGTCAAAAGCTACTACCACGTCCTCTGATGCAGGAGCAAACTCCCCCACATCACCCA CATACTCTGCCCCGGGGACCCCTCCAGCTAATCGATCATCCTTCGTGGGAGTCACCCCTCGAGACCCAGGTGGACTCTACCAAGCGCAG TCTTGGTATTTGGGCAACTGA